Proteins found in one Ischnura elegans chromosome 11, ioIscEleg1.1, whole genome shotgun sequence genomic segment:
- the LOC124168388 gene encoding uncharacterized protein LOC124168388 isoform X7 translates to MATVQVFILFLLAFNYANSLSEEYEQIENPDDDTDTLKQFVLDTFNENKESIYVYNRAHALDAHKREGSDRSYFMLLDIDVSCKEDTECDTKHLICEVIVKEDLNNESKDISEDDSVCVKKTPPTVSVVNKGGFAEQSVNDEVQRVAELAVEQLENEADTKRTIFEIMSVKTEDDADGKKLFLTLKVAKTLEDAVDMTEFETCEIEVSMKDPLTVENSTSCFPISEGQTDYSMSEEDMNEEAKRAVSEINKLSSSPFQHVLVKVVTADRSVTPGSQGSITTIQFQVAPSLCLKNGGGEREIPAVRSCPPASSFESQQAPLQCTLTAWERPWHPSTPTLYSGPVCDSEKKPVSEEETSSKSVLDLAEEVNSSVDEPKVEKEEAPCMGCPIDIDTEAEGVRVLAQEVLTSMETAFAHRLVRVVKAQKQVVAGIKYFLTVEIVRTACPPEAARVDLNGCPVIDGEENGGTRTCNIEVIERPWADSAREVIFNDCSGEAAATRKTDKKLMASPDSTATTTEDDTDLNDVVKAFDEMLADDPGQTEVHPFSDSDEPLEESSEFTSTNLMNRLRRSNRGSTRPGGRENVLEEEREKVLDLANFALERMDALDEDLDKRVLENVEKAEKQIVNGALYHLKLRVSTLQCGEDASQARCTNTAYQKRHYLCDVQVHIPPRSGEVMRVVKSECSVAKEPTRQHRSRRSTRQVGIPGGKSPADKNDPHIQEMLTFAINHIDGISVGEFKKNVEILEAHTQVVSGIMTHLKLKVGDSTCRKDSEVQGDCPLQEDGETKICYIAIWDQPWLKRRQVSNYTCEENSERSKRDVHDFTDGLHAQMFSEFLEKYNKKYESEEEHQRRFRIFRANLKKAQVLQETEQGTATYGVTQFSDLSAKEFKKYHLGLNHGARKLDLPMEKAVIPNVKLPNEFDWRHYNVVTEVKDQGMCGSCWAFSVTGNVEGQYAIKHGKLLSLSEQELVDCDTLDQGCGGGLMDQAYHAIENIGGLEGEKDYPYDGEDEKCHFSKPKVLVTLSGSVNISSNEDDMARWLFKNGPISIALNANAMQFYTGGVSHPWKILCNPGGLDHGVLIVGFGVHRTSILHRTLPYWTIKNSWGSSWGEQGYYRIYRGDGTCGVNMMATSSIVN, encoded by the exons ATGGCGACGGTTCAGGtgtttatattgtttttgttAGCGTTTAATTACGCTAATAGTTTGTCGGAAGAGTATGAACAAATTGAAAATCCCGACGATGATACAGATACATTGAAGCAGTTTGTATTGGacacatttaatgaaaataaggaGTCTATTTATGTTTACAACCGTGCTCATGCTTTGGACGCGCACAAACGG gAAGGGTCAGATAGAAGTTATTTTATGCTTTTGGATATAGATGTGTCATGCAAGGAAGACACTGAATGTGACACAAAACATCTTATATGTGAAGTAATTGTCAAAGAAGACTTGAACAACGAGAGCAAAGATATTTCCGAGGATGATTCAGTTTGTGTGAAGAAAACTCCTCCTACGGTGTCAGTTGTCAACAAAGGTGGCTTCGCTGAACAAAGCGTCAACGATGAAGTTCAAAGAGTGGCAGAGCTTGCTGTGGAGCAGCTGGAAAATGAAGCAGACACGAAGAGGACGATATTTGAAATCATGTCTGTTAAAACTGAG GATGATGCCGATGGAAAGAAGTTGTTCTTAACGTTGAAAGTTGCGAAAACCCTGGAGGATGCTGTTGACATGACAGAATTTGAGACGTGCGAAATAGAAGTGTCAATGAAAGATCCACTGACAGTGGAAAATAGCACGTCGTGTTTTCCGATTTCAGAGGGCCAAACGGATTACTCAATGAGCGAGGAAGACATGAATGAAGAAGCGAAGAGAGCTGTCAGTGAAATCAACAAATTGTCATCCTCACCATTTCAgcatgttttggtcaaagtggtgACAGCTGATAGATca GTAACTCCTGGATCTCAAGGATCCATCACTACAATACAGTTCCAAGTGGCTCCAAGCCTGTGCCTGAAGaatggaggcggagaaagggaAATACCAGCTGTCAGGAGTTGCCCCCCAGCCTCTTCATTTGAATCTCAGCAAGCTCCACTTCAGTGCACCCTTACTGCATGGGAGCGACCATGGCATCCATCCACCCCTACTTTGTACTCTGGTCCTGTCTGCGATTCTGAAAAG AAACCTGTATCAGAAGAAGAAACATCCTCAAAATCTGTGTTAGATTTGGCGGAGGAAGTTAATTCCAGTGTGGATGAACCCAAGGTGGAGAAGGAGGAAGCTCCTTGTATGGGATGTCCGATTGATATAGATACTGAGGCAGAAGGTGTCCGTGTTTTGGCTCAAGAGGTTCTTACATCAATGGAAACTGCTTTTGCTCATCGTCTTGTCAGGGTTGTAAAGGCCCAGAAGCAG GTTGTGGCTGGGATTAAGTACTTCCTCACTGTAGAAATAGTAAGAACAGCTTGTCCTCCTGAGGCTGCAAGAGTTGACCTAAATGGTTGCCCAGTTATTGATGGTGAAGAGAATGGAGGTACCCGAACATGTAACATTGAAGTTATAGAGCGCCCATGGGCTGACAGTGCTCGAGAGGTCATTTTCAATGATTGCTCTGGGGAAGCAGCAGCCACCCGAAAAACTGATAAGAAATTGATGGCATCTCCAGATTCCACAGCGACCACCACTGAAGATGACACAGACTTGAATGACGTTGTTAAAGCTTTCGATGAAATGCTTGCCGATGATCCGGGTCAAACGGAA GTCCATCCATTCAGTGACTCTGACGAGCCTTTGGAGGAAAGCAGTGAGTTTACTTCCACAAACCTAATGAACCGCCTGAGGAGAA GCAACAGAGGTAGTACCCGCCCTGGTGGGCGAGAAAATGTATtggaagaggagagggagaaagTTTTGGATTTGGCTAACTTTGCACTGGAGAGAATGGATGCTCTTGATGAAGATCTCGACAAAAGGGTCCTGGAGAATGTTGAGAAGGCAGAGAAACAG ATTGTCAATGGCGCATTGTATCATTTGAAGTTGAGGGTGAGTACTCTACAATGCGGTGAAGATGCCAGCCAGGCAAGATGTACAAATACAGCGTATCAGAAGAGACATTATTTGTGCGATGTCCAAGTTCATATTCCTCCAAGATCTGGGGAAGTCATGCGAGTAGTGAAGTCAGAATGCAGTGTTGCCAAGGAGCCCACTCGACAACACCGTAGCCGCAGAAGCACAAGGCAGGTTGGAATTCCTGGTGGGAAATCCCCTGCTGACAAAAATGACCCTCATATTCAGGAAATGTTAACTTTTGCCATCAATCACATTGATGGAATATCTGTTGGGGAATTCAAGAAGAATGTTGAGATTTTGGAGGCCCATACCCAG GTTGTCAGTGGCATAATGACTCATCTGAAGCTTAAGGTTGGCGACTCAACCTGTAGGAAAGACAGTGAAGTACAAGGTGACTGCCCTCTTCAGGAGGATGGG GAAACTAAGATTTGTTACATTGCTATATGGGACCAGCCATGGCTCAAACGCCGTCAGGTGTCCAACTACACTTGTGAAGAGAATTCTGAGAGAAGTAAAAGG GATGTGCATGATTTTACTGATGGTCTCCACGCCCAGATGTTTTCTGAATTTTTGGAGAAGTATAACAAGAAGTATGAGAGTGAAGAGGAGCACCAACGTCGGTTTAGAATCTTCCGTGCAAACTTGAAAAAAGCTCAAGTGCTTCAGGAAACAGAGCAAGGCACAGCCACTTACGGAGTCACCCAGTTCTCTGATCTATCAG ctaAGGAATTCAAGAAGTATCATTTAGGATTGAATCATGGAGCAAGAAAATTGGATTTACCAATGGAGAAGGCTGTCATACCCAATGTCAAGCTACCTAATGAATTTGACTGGAGGCATTATAATGTTGTAACTGAAGTGAAAGACCAG ggAATGTGTGGATCTTGTTGGGCTTTCTCAGTGACTGGAAATGTTGAGGGTCAGTATGCTATTAAGCATGGAAAACTTCTATCGCTTTCAGAGCAAG AATTGGTGGACTGCGATACATTGGATCAAGGCTGTGGCGGAGGGTTGATGGATCAAGCATATCATGCGATTGAGAACATTGGTGGTTTAGAGGGTGAAAAAGATTACCCATATGATGGCGAGGACGAGAAATGTCACTTCAGTAAACCAAAAGTCTTAGTTACTCTATCTGGCTCGGTAAACATTTCATCGAATGAAGACGACATGGCACGTTGGCTCTTTAAGAATGGACCAATATCAATAGCCCTGAATGCCAATGCAATGCAG TTTTACACAGGGGGTGTTTCTCATCCCTGGAAGATCCTATGCAACCCTGGAGGATTAGACCATGGAGTCCTCATCGTTGGTTTTGGTGTTCACA GGACATCAATTCTTCACAGAACGTTACCATACTGGACCATTAAAAATAGCTGGGGAAGCTCCTGGGGGGAGCAG GGCTATTACAGAATTTATCGCGGCGATGGTACATGTGGAGTCAATATGATGGCAACTTCCTCCATAGTCAATTGA
- the LOC124168388 gene encoding uncharacterized protein LOC124168388 isoform X6 — MATVQVFILFLLAFNYANSLSEEYEQIENPDDDTDTLKQFVLDTFNENKESIYVYNRAHALDAHKREGSDRSYFMLLDIDVSCKEDTECDTKHLICEVIVKEDLNNESKDISEDDSVCVKKTPPTVSVVNKGGFAEQSVNDEVQRVAELAVEQLENEADTKRTIFEIMSVKTEDDADGKKLFLTLKVAKTLEDAVDMTEFETCEIEVSMKDPLTVENSTSCFPISEGQTDYSMSEEDMNEEAKRAVSEINKLSSSPFQHVLVKVVTADRSVTPGSQGSITTIQFQVAPSLCLKNGGGEREIPAVRSCPPASSFESQQAPLQCTLTAWERPWHPSTPTLYSGPVCDSEKKPVSEEETSSKSVLDLAEEVNSSVDEPKVEKEEAPCMGCPIDIDTEAEGVRVLAQEVLTSMETAFAHRLVRVVKAQKQVVAGIKYFLTVEIVRTACPPEAARVDLNGCPVIDGEENGGTRTCNIEVIERPWADSAREVIFNDCSGEAAATRKTDKKLMASPDSTATTTEDDTDLNDVVKAFDEMLADDPGQTEVHPFSDSDEPLEESSEFTSTNLMNRLRRSNRGSTRPGGRENVLEEEREKVLDLANFALERMDALDEDLDKRVLENVEKAEKQIVNGALYHLKLRVSTLQCGEDASQTSCTNTAYQKRHYLCDVQVHIPPRSGEVMRVVKSECSVAKEPTRQHRSRRSARQVGMPGGKFPADKNDPQIQEMLTFALNHIDGISGGEFKKNVEVLEAHTQVVSGIMTHLKLKVGDSTCRKDSEVQGDCPLQEDGETKICYIAIWDQPWLKRRQVSNYTCEENSERSKRDVHDFTDGLHAQMFSEFLEKYNKKYESEEEHQRRFRIFRANLKKAQVLQETEQGTATYGVTQFSDLSAKEFKKYHLGLNHGARKLDLPMEKAVIPNVKLPNEFDWRHYNVVTEVKDQGMCGSCWAFSVTGNVEGQYAIKHGKLLSLSEQELVDCDTLDQGCGGGLMDQAYHAIENIGGLEGEKDYPYDGEDEKCHFSKPKVLVTLSGSVNISSNEDDMARWLFKNGPISIALNANAMQFYTGGVSHPWKILCNPGGLDHGVLIVGFGVHRTSILHRTLPYWTIKNSWGSSWGEQGYYRIYRGDGTCGVNMMATSSIVN, encoded by the exons ATGGCGACGGTTCAGGtgtttatattgtttttgttAGCGTTTAATTACGCTAATAGTTTGTCGGAAGAGTATGAACAAATTGAAAATCCCGACGATGATACAGATACATTGAAGCAGTTTGTATTGGacacatttaatgaaaataaggaGTCTATTTATGTTTACAACCGTGCTCATGCTTTGGACGCGCACAAACGG gAAGGGTCAGATAGAAGTTATTTTATGCTTTTGGATATAGATGTGTCATGCAAGGAAGACACTGAATGTGACACAAAACATCTTATATGTGAAGTAATTGTCAAAGAAGACTTGAACAACGAGAGCAAAGATATTTCCGAGGATGATTCAGTTTGTGTGAAGAAAACTCCTCCTACGGTGTCAGTTGTCAACAAAGGTGGCTTCGCTGAACAAAGCGTCAACGATGAAGTTCAAAGAGTGGCAGAGCTTGCTGTGGAGCAGCTGGAAAATGAAGCAGACACGAAGAGGACGATATTTGAAATCATGTCTGTTAAAACTGAG GATGATGCCGATGGAAAGAAGTTGTTCTTAACGTTGAAAGTTGCGAAAACCCTGGAGGATGCTGTTGACATGACAGAATTTGAGACGTGCGAAATAGAAGTGTCAATGAAAGATCCACTGACAGTGGAAAATAGCACGTCGTGTTTTCCGATTTCAGAGGGCCAAACGGATTACTCAATGAGCGAGGAAGACATGAATGAAGAAGCGAAGAGAGCTGTCAGTGAAATCAACAAATTGTCATCCTCACCATTTCAgcatgttttggtcaaagtggtgACAGCTGATAGATca GTAACTCCTGGATCTCAAGGATCCATCACTACAATACAGTTCCAAGTGGCTCCAAGCCTGTGCCTGAAGaatggaggcggagaaagggaAATACCAGCTGTCAGGAGTTGCCCCCCAGCCTCTTCATTTGAATCTCAGCAAGCTCCACTTCAGTGCACCCTTACTGCATGGGAGCGACCATGGCATCCATCCACCCCTACTTTGTACTCTGGTCCTGTCTGCGATTCTGAAAAG AAACCTGTATCAGAAGAAGAAACATCCTCAAAATCTGTGTTAGATTTGGCGGAGGAAGTTAATTCCAGTGTGGATGAACCCAAGGTGGAGAAGGAGGAAGCTCCTTGTATGGGATGTCCGATTGATATAGATACTGAGGCAGAAGGTGTCCGTGTTTTGGCTCAAGAGGTTCTTACATCAATGGAAACTGCTTTTGCTCATCGTCTTGTCAGGGTTGTAAAGGCCCAGAAGCAG GTTGTGGCTGGGATTAAGTACTTCCTCACTGTAGAAATAGTAAGAACAGCTTGTCCTCCTGAGGCTGCAAGAGTTGACCTAAATGGTTGCCCAGTTATTGATGGTGAAGAGAATGGAGGTACCCGAACATGTAACATTGAAGTTATAGAGCGCCCATGGGCTGACAGTGCTCGAGAGGTCATTTTCAATGATTGCTCTGGGGAAGCAGCAGCCACCCGAAAAACTGATAAGAAATTGATGGCATCTCCAGATTCCACAGCGACCACCACTGAAGATGACACAGACTTGAATGACGTTGTTAAAGCTTTCGATGAAATGCTTGCCGATGATCCGGGTCAAACGGAA GTCCATCCATTCAGTGACTCTGACGAGCCTTTGGAGGAAAGCAGTGAGTTTACTTCCACAAACCTAATGAACCGCCTGAGGAGAA GCAACAGAGGTAGTACCCGCCCTGGTGGGCGAGAAAATGTATtggaagaggagagggagaaagTTTTGGATTTGGCTAACTTTGCACTGGAGAGAATGGATGCTCTTGATGAAGATCTCGACAAAAGGGTCCTGGAGAATGTTGAGAAGGCAGAGAAACAG ATTGTGAATGGCGCATTGTATCATTTGAAGTTGAGGGTGAGTACTCTGCAATGCGGTGAAGATGCCAGTCAGACAAGTTGTACAAATACAGCGTATCAGAAGAGACATTATTTGTGCGATGTCCAAGTTCATATTCCTCCAAGATCTGGGGAAGTCATGCGAGTGGTGAAGTCAGAATGCAGTGTTGCCAAGGAGCCCACTCGACAACACCGTAGCCGCAGAAGCGCAAGGCAGGTTGGAATGCCTGGTGGGAAATTCCCTGCTGACAAAAATGACCCTCAGATTCAGGAAATGTTAACTTTTGCCTTAAATCACATCGATGGAATATCTGGTGGGGAATTCAAGAAGAATGTTGAGGTTTTGGAGGCCCATACCCAG GTTGTCAGTGGCATAATGACTCATCTGAAGCTTAAGGTTGGCGACTCAACCTGTAGGAAAGACAGTGAAGTACAAGGTGACTGCCCTCTTCAGGAGGATGGG GAAACTAAGATTTGTTACATTGCTATATGGGACCAGCCATGGCTCAAACGCCGTCAGGTGTCCAACTACACTTGTGAAGAGAATTCTGAGAGAAGTAAAAGG GATGTGCATGATTTTACTGATGGTCTCCACGCCCAGATGTTTTCTGAATTTTTGGAGAAGTATAACAAGAAGTATGAGAGTGAAGAGGAGCACCAACGTCGGTTTAGAATCTTCCGTGCAAACTTGAAAAAAGCTCAAGTGCTTCAGGAAACAGAGCAAGGCACAGCCACTTACGGAGTCACCCAGTTCTCTGATCTATCAG ctaAGGAATTCAAGAAGTATCATTTAGGATTGAATCATGGAGCAAGAAAATTGGATTTACCAATGGAGAAGGCTGTCATACCCAATGTCAAGCTACCTAATGAATTTGACTGGAGGCATTATAATGTTGTAACTGAAGTGAAAGACCAG ggAATGTGTGGATCTTGTTGGGCTTTCTCAGTGACTGGAAATGTTGAGGGTCAGTATGCTATTAAGCATGGAAAACTTCTATCGCTTTCAGAGCAAG AATTGGTGGACTGCGATACATTGGATCAAGGCTGTGGCGGAGGGTTGATGGATCAAGCATATCATGCGATTGAGAACATTGGTGGTTTAGAGGGTGAAAAAGATTACCCATATGATGGCGAGGACGAGAAATGTCACTTCAGTAAACCAAAAGTCTTAGTTACTCTATCTGGCTCGGTAAACATTTCATCGAATGAAGACGACATGGCACGTTGGCTCTTTAAGAATGGACCAATATCAATAGCCCTGAATGCCAATGCAATGCAG TTTTACACAGGGGGTGTTTCTCATCCCTGGAAGATCCTATGCAACCCTGGAGGATTAGACCATGGAGTCCTCATCGTTGGTTTTGGTGTTCACA GGACATCAATTCTTCACAGAACGTTACCATACTGGACCATTAAAAATAGCTGGGGAAGCTCCTGGGGGGAGCAG GGCTATTACAGAATTTATCGCGGCGATGGTACATGTGGAGTCAATATGATGGCAACTTCCTCCATAGTCAATTGA